One Persicobacter psychrovividus DNA window includes the following coding sequences:
- the thiH gene encoding 2-iminoacetate synthase ThiH has translation MDSFKSLFSEYRWEEVKARIYAKTATDVRRALASKHRNLEDFMAMISPAAEPFLEEMAQRSHQLTQKRFGKTIQMYVPMYLSNECQNICTYCGFSLDNKIPRRTLTDAEILKEASTIKAMGFEHLLLVTGEANRTVGVPYIKKAMRLLRPHFANLSMEVQPLEQQEYEELIAEGLNQVYIYQETYHEADYKIHHTKGRKSNFDYRLETPDRLGRAGIHKIGLGVLIGLEDWRTDCFFNALHLSYLEKKYWQTKYSISFPRLRPFSGGLEPKVAMNDRELVQLICAYRLFNQEVEMSLSTREHEVFRDHAFKLGITSMSAGSKTNPGGYAVAPQSLEQFEISDERSPEAIAKMLQSKGYEAVWKDWDLSYDVK, from the coding sequence ATGGATTCATTTAAATCATTGTTTTCGGAATATCGATGGGAGGAGGTCAAAGCCAGGATTTATGCCAAAACGGCAACGGACGTCAGGCGGGCATTGGCAAGTAAGCACAGAAATCTCGAGGATTTCATGGCCATGATTTCCCCTGCCGCGGAACCGTTTCTCGAAGAGATGGCACAGCGCAGTCATCAATTAACACAAAAGCGTTTTGGGAAAACGATTCAGATGTATGTGCCGATGTATCTCTCCAATGAATGTCAGAATATTTGTACCTATTGTGGGTTCAGTCTTGACAATAAAATTCCGAGGCGGACACTGACGGATGCCGAAATACTTAAAGAAGCCTCCACGATAAAGGCGATGGGTTTTGAACATTTGCTGCTGGTAACGGGTGAGGCAAACCGTACTGTGGGTGTCCCTTACATCAAGAAAGCCATGCGCTTACTGCGTCCGCACTTTGCAAATTTATCCATGGAGGTGCAACCCTTGGAACAGCAGGAGTATGAAGAATTGATTGCGGAAGGGCTGAATCAGGTTTACATTTATCAGGAAACCTATCACGAGGCGGATTACAAAATTCACCATACCAAAGGGCGAAAATCCAATTTCGATTACCGACTGGAAACTCCCGACCGTCTGGGTAGGGCAGGGATTCATAAAATTGGCCTGGGGGTGCTGATTGGTTTGGAAGACTGGAGAACCGACTGTTTTTTCAATGCATTGCATTTGTCATATCTTGAGAAAAAATATTGGCAGACCAAATATTCGATCTCCTTTCCGCGCCTTAGGCCATTCAGTGGAGGGCTGGAACCTAAAGTAGCGATGAATGACCGTGAGCTTGTTCAGTTGATTTGTGCTTACCGCCTGTTCAATCAGGAGGTGGAAATGAGCCTCAGCACAAGGGAACATGAGGTTTTTCGAGATCATGCCTTCAAACTTGGCATTACTTCCATGAGTGCGGGATCGAAGACCAACCCAGGAGGTTATGCGGTGGCGCCACAATCGTTGGAGCAGTTTGAGATTTCCGATGAGCGGAGCCCCGAGGCGATTGCAAAAATGCTGCAATCCAAGGGCTACGAGGCCGTTTGGAAAGACTGGGACCTTTCCTATGATGTGAAATAG
- a CDS encoding type IX secretion system membrane protein PorP/SprF: MKKLYITLLCSVFSLFCQAQQEPMYTQYLFNGLMYNPAYAGSRAWVSASLLYRHQWTQLEGAPKTATFSLHGQPTEKMGLGMNVYNDQLGVNRTTGFNGSYSYKIPLSKKHSLRLGVTGGIIQYNNNWDELNIQDPDDPLFGLNNESFLLPTVGVGAYYYSERFFAGISLPQLMQHRLNKENPDAQAQLLNHMYITFGAIFPVSSSVKLKPAVLMKQVSGRPFQVDANITAIFNDYLWVGATYRSNDGLAVMAEIHPKPQWWFGYAYDYPISDLGPQQIGTHEIFIGFDLFKMDEAIFSPRYF; this comes from the coding sequence ATGAAAAAATTATATATCACGTTGCTTTGCTCTGTTTTCAGCCTGTTCTGCCAGGCACAACAAGAGCCGATGTACACCCAATACCTGTTTAATGGCTTAATGTACAACCCTGCCTATGCCGGAAGCCGTGCCTGGGTAAGCGCCAGTTTACTGTATCGCCACCAGTGGACGCAGCTTGAAGGAGCACCTAAAACAGCCACCTTTTCCCTGCACGGGCAACCGACAGAAAAAATGGGGCTGGGAATGAACGTTTACAACGACCAGCTCGGGGTTAACCGAACCACCGGCTTTAACGGGAGCTATTCCTATAAAATTCCGCTCAGCAAAAAACACTCCTTACGCCTGGGGGTAACTGGGGGGATTATTCAATACAACAACAACTGGGATGAACTCAATATTCAGGACCCTGACGACCCATTGTTTGGCCTCAACAATGAATCCTTCCTTCTACCCACTGTTGGCGTAGGCGCTTACTATTATTCAGAGCGATTCTTTGCTGGAATCTCCTTGCCTCAGCTTATGCAACACCGACTGAACAAGGAGAACCCCGATGCACAGGCACAGCTGCTCAACCATATGTACATCACCTTTGGGGCGATTTTTCCCGTTTCTTCATCTGTTAAGCTAAAACCCGCAGTATTGATGAAGCAGGTCAGTGGGCGGCCATTTCAGGTAGATGCCAACATCACGGCGATCTTCAACGATTACCTTTGGGTCGGGGCCACCTACCGATCCAATGACGGCCTGGCGGTCATGGCAGAAATACACCCCAAACCCCAATGGTGGTTTGGCTATGCTTATGATTATCCTATTTCGGATTTGGGCCCACAACAAATTGGTACCCATGAAATATTTATAGGCTTCGACCTCTTTAAAATGGATGAAGCGATTTTCAGCCCAAGATATTTCTAA
- a CDS encoding thiazole synthase, producing MLTIANRTFQSRLFTGTGKFASSIEMENALLASASELVTMALKRVDVNDERDDILSHLQHPHLHLLPNTSGVRTAKEAIFAAELAREALQTNWLKLEIHPDPKYLMPDPIETLKAAEALVKKGFVVLPYCHADPVLCKRLEEVGTAAVMPLAAPIGSNKGLEAAAFLEIIIEQSNVPVVVDAGIGAPSHAAQAMEMGADAVLVNTAIAVSENPTQMACAFKLAVEAGRLAYEAKLAPKQAVAQASSPLTDFLAELGD from the coding sequence ATGTTAACCATTGCCAACCGAACATTTCAGTCCCGTTTGTTTACAGGAACGGGGAAATTTGCCTCTTCCATAGAGATGGAAAACGCCCTGCTGGCTTCCGCTTCGGAACTGGTCACCATGGCTTTAAAACGGGTAGATGTCAATGATGAACGCGATGATATTTTATCGCACCTGCAACATCCGCACCTTCACCTTTTGCCCAATACCTCGGGGGTCAGAACTGCCAAAGAGGCGATTTTTGCCGCTGAACTTGCCAGGGAGGCCTTGCAGACGAACTGGCTGAAGCTGGAGATTCATCCAGATCCTAAATATTTAATGCCTGATCCTATTGAAACCCTGAAGGCTGCCGAAGCCCTGGTGAAAAAAGGGTTCGTGGTTTTGCCTTATTGCCATGCTGATCCTGTGCTATGTAAACGCCTTGAAGAGGTGGGGACCGCTGCCGTAATGCCACTGGCGGCGCCTATTGGCAGTAATAAGGGATTGGAAGCGGCGGCTTTTTTAGAGATTATCATTGAGCAAAGCAATGTGCCCGTGGTGGTGGATGCTGGTATTGGTGCGCCGTCTCATGCCGCGCAGGCCATGGAGATGGGGGCTGATGCGGTGCTGGTCAATACTGCTATTGCGGTCTCTGAAAATCCAACGCAAATGGCTTGCGCTTTTAAGCTTGCTGTTGAGGCAGGACGATTAGCTTATGAAGCGAAATTGGCACCAAAACAAGCAGTGGCACAGGCAAGCAGCCCACTGACGGATTTTTTAGCTGAACTCGGGGACTGA
- a CDS encoding OmpA family protein, whose product MKQLLLTTLLTAIIALNGFGQQKTLIKADKHFKKHEYTAAIDEYSKYLATKNSGEVTQKLAQAYMAAKRYPEALETYRVLIKLYPAKTELMLPYADLLMSQKSYKAARVVLKRYLNYHPEDRALIMPKLRACGNYSSLSVNKFAVKAEATNFNSEFNDFSPTVVEDKLIWCSSRAYHKSRYLWDNQHFINLFEGQLNGIGQIDDATAMPKTINSKLHEGPATFDQATKTLYFTRNTSNEREQRNLQIMYTQKEGDEKWSKPKHLNFHKKHSSEGHPTISKDGQTMYLVTNYSDGYGGTDLYKSSKTPYGKWGTPENLGKSINTNGNELFPYIADDGYLYFSSDTHPGLGGLDLFRVKVEGDKYGEVEHLGAPFNSEKDDFGICLIGRDSTDFRGFFSSNRGARNGNDDIYHFQNIMIDLNVTVKDKENGKSIPMASIELIDDKGKVVRGVSDEFGEYFIRLNPEIAYKVNCDKKRYTTEALAFDTKGFTENKTIEKEIYLSKGYTPHLTGKVVNGTSNTILPKAVVVLKDVNTGDVRSYESEDGYYDFSVQPGSEYLILAQKTDFMSHEQTVSVPLNQMRNINRISPLERLKKNKILDIENIYYEFDRAAITPESRTTLNKVIRILKNNPDIVLELSSHTDARGTDEYNKVLSQKRAKSALAYFEKFGIEPFRLVYKYYGETQPKMPCPNGDCPEEVHAANRRTEFKILDF is encoded by the coding sequence ATGAAACAACTACTGCTCACTACCCTACTGACGGCCATCATTGCTTTGAATGGTTTTGGACAACAAAAAACACTGATCAAAGCGGACAAGCATTTCAAAAAACATGAATACACCGCCGCTATTGATGAATACAGTAAGTACCTGGCCACAAAAAACAGTGGCGAGGTAACACAAAAGCTGGCGCAGGCCTATATGGCGGCCAAAAGGTACCCTGAAGCCCTGGAGACCTACCGTGTACTGATCAAACTATACCCTGCAAAAACAGAACTGATGTTGCCTTATGCCGATTTGCTGATGAGTCAAAAAAGCTACAAGGCCGCTCGGGTGGTACTGAAACGATACCTCAATTACCATCCCGAAGACCGCGCACTCATTATGCCCAAATTACGCGCCTGTGGAAACTACAGCAGCCTGTCGGTGAACAAATTCGCCGTTAAAGCGGAAGCCACTAATTTCAACAGTGAATTTAATGATTTCAGCCCAACGGTTGTTGAAGACAAACTGATCTGGTGTTCCTCTCGCGCATATCACAAATCGCGGTACTTATGGGATAATCAGCACTTTATCAACTTATTTGAAGGGCAACTCAACGGTATTGGTCAGATTGATGATGCCACAGCAATGCCCAAAACCATCAACTCAAAACTACATGAAGGGCCGGCTACTTTTGACCAGGCAACCAAAACCCTCTACTTTACTCGAAACACCTCCAACGAACGGGAGCAGCGAAACTTACAGATAATGTACACCCAAAAGGAAGGGGATGAAAAGTGGAGCAAGCCAAAACATTTAAACTTTCATAAAAAGCATTCTTCCGAAGGTCACCCGACGATTAGCAAAGATGGGCAAACCATGTATCTGGTCACGAATTATAGCGATGGCTATGGTGGCACAGATCTCTATAAAAGCAGTAAAACACCTTATGGAAAATGGGGCACGCCCGAAAACCTTGGGAAAAGCATCAACACCAATGGCAATGAGCTGTTTCCCTATATTGCTGATGACGGCTATCTGTATTTTTCCTCAGACACCCACCCAGGGCTTGGCGGCCTTGATTTATTCAGGGTAAAAGTGGAAGGTGATAAATATGGGGAAGTGGAACACCTCGGTGCCCCTTTCAATTCCGAGAAAGATGATTTTGGGATTTGCCTGATTGGCAGGGACTCCACAGATTTTCGGGGCTTTTTCTCTTCCAACCGAGGGGCAAGAAATGGCAATGACGACATTTACCATTTTCAGAATATCATGATTGACCTCAATGTTACGGTAAAGGACAAAGAAAATGGCAAATCCATTCCCATGGCAAGCATTGAATTGATTGATGATAAAGGCAAAGTGGTTCGTGGGGTCAGTGATGAATTTGGCGAATATTTTATCCGCCTGAATCCTGAGATTGCATATAAGGTCAATTGCGATAAAAAACGATACACCACGGAAGCCCTCGCTTTCGACACCAAGGGGTTCACTGAAAATAAAACCATCGAGAAGGAGATTTATCTGAGTAAAGGCTACACCCCGCATCTTACTGGCAAGGTGGTGAACGGTACTTCCAATACCATTTTACCTAAAGCCGTAGTGGTGCTCAAAGATGTAAATACTGGCGATGTCAGATCGTATGAGTCTGAGGATGGCTACTATGACTTTTCCGTACAGCCAGGGAGCGAATACCTCATTCTGGCTCAGAAAACGGACTTCATGAGTCATGAACAAACCGTAAGCGTGCCCTTAAATCAAATGAGAAACATCAATAGGATCTCTCCGCTGGAGCGACTGAAAAAAAATAAGATTCTCGACATTGAGAACATTTATTATGAATTTGACCGAGCGGCCATTACCCCTGAATCTCGGACAACACTCAACAAGGTTATCCGCATCCTAAAAAATAATCCCGACATCGTTTTGGAACTTTCCTCCCATACCGATGCACGAGGCACGGACGAATACAATAAGGTTCTTTCTCAGAAAAGAGCAAAATCCGCCCTGGCCTATTTTGAGAAATTCGGCATTGAGCCCTTTAGGCTGGTCTATAAATATTATGGCGAAACACAGCCAAAAATGCCCTGCCCCAACGGCGACTGCCCAGAGGAAGTGCATGCCGCAAACCGAAGGACCGAGTTCAAAATTCTTGACTTTTAA
- the thiE gene encoding thiamine phosphate synthase, with protein MERLIYISQGKTPAIQLENIAFACQVGVKWVQLRLKDCDPKEVKKTALAAQKICGEHQVKLTINDHAALALSLGIPSVHLGLNDMPTDEARKLLGPSVEIGGTCNTFDHLKWHWQNGVDYVGLGPFRFTKTKTKLSPILAIEGYQRLIKQMAIAKIELPVFAIGGIKADDVYPLFNAGVYGIAISSELHHHPDPEAFVKFVEGIFQLKNTTTC; from the coding sequence ATGGAAAGATTAATCTATATCAGTCAGGGAAAAACCCCTGCGATACAACTTGAAAATATTGCCTTTGCCTGTCAGGTGGGGGTGAAGTGGGTGCAGCTACGCCTGAAAGATTGTGATCCGAAGGAGGTGAAAAAAACAGCCCTTGCCGCACAGAAAATCTGTGGGGAACATCAGGTAAAACTGACGATCAACGACCATGCGGCACTCGCCTTGTCGCTTGGCATTCCTTCTGTTCATTTGGGGTTAAATGATATGCCCACAGATGAAGCGCGAAAGTTATTGGGGCCTTCGGTGGAGATCGGCGGTACCTGCAATACTTTTGACCACCTGAAGTGGCATTGGCAAAATGGGGTAGATTACGTAGGACTGGGCCCTTTTCGATTTACCAAAACCAAAACCAAGCTCAGTCCAATTCTTGCTATTGAAGGCTATCAGCGACTGATAAAACAAATGGCCATCGCCAAAATTGAGCTGCCTGTTTTTGCGATTGGGGGAATTAAAGCAGACGATGTTTACCCCCTTTTCAATGCAGGGGTTTACGGCATCGCGATTTCTTCGGAGCTTCATCATCATCCCGACCCTGAAGCCTTTGTGAAGTTTGTCGAAGGAATATTTCAATTAAAAAACACAACAACATGTTAA